A part of Vulcanisaeta moutnovskia 768-28 genomic DNA contains:
- a CDS encoding AAA family ATPase yields the protein MIVIVITGLPGSGKTIASDVARELGLPVVIMGDIIREEAMRSGIPSSMASVTLRLRGGTRYIAHKTLEKAPRSLSIVVIDGARSIREIETIEETLSTKVILIYVVAPWRLRFERLLKRGRPDDPRTIEDFLMRDLRELKYGLGDLIARADYILVNDSSVEEFKEKTRRILTSIMQVSR from the coding sequence GTGATAGTAATAGTAATAACGGGCCTACCTGGTTCAGGAAAGACAATAGCGTCGGACGTGGCGAGGGAGCTGGGACTTCCTGTGGTGATCATGGGCGACATAATCAGGGAGGAGGCAATGCGAAGTGGTATTCCTTCATCAATGGCGTCAGTAACACTTAGGTTGAGAGGTGGCACTAGGTATATTGCACATAAGACTTTGGAGAAGGCGCCTAGGTCATTAAGCATCGTTGTTATTGATGGAGCCAGGAGCATTAGGGAAATTGAGACGATCGAGGAGACACTATCGACAAAGGTAATATTAATTTACGTTGTTGCGCCGTGGAGGTTAAGGTTCGAGAGACTACTAAAGAGGGGTAGGCCTGATGACCCGAGAACAATTGAGGATTTCTTGATGAGAGATCTTAGGGAATTGAAGTATGGACTTGGTGATTTAATAGCCAGGGCTGATTACATACTCGTTAATGATTCATCCGTTGAGGAATTCAAGGAAAAGACCCGAAGAATACTTACATCAATAATGCAGGTTAGTAGATAA